In Arsenophonus sp. aPb, one DNA window encodes the following:
- the manA gene encoding mannose-6-phosphate isomerase gives MFKMINKIQYYDWGSKDALTKLYHIKNPQHLPMAELWMGAHPKASSIVEDINNQQKISLDKLITTNPTYYLGEKIAQKFHRLPFLFKVLCAAQPLSIQVHPDKIAAEAGFRRENAAGISLDSPTRNYKDDNHKPELIYALTPFKALNSFRPLKEIANLLLPIAVASPIIQLFLKTPTETQLAQLFSHLLSLTTREKQPLLTALKSVVQQKQEEPWRTIKKILTLYPDDNGLFVPLLLNIIELQPGEAMFLYARTPHAYIEGVGLEVMANSDNVLRAGLTNKHIDIAELLANIDFIAKPCNTLLLQPNINNNECSYPIPVDDFAFSLYLIDNQLTTIKNSSATILFCVEGKISITSEKQTAEILSGESIFISASERQIMLNGKGKLARVFNY, from the coding sequence GACTGGGGAAGTAAAGATGCCCTAACTAAGCTTTACCATATCAAAAATCCTCAGCATTTACCGATGGCTGAATTATGGATGGGAGCACATCCTAAGGCCAGCTCGATTGTCGAAGATATTAATAATCAGCAAAAAATATCGTTAGATAAACTAATTACAACCAATCCAACATATTACCTCGGTGAAAAAATTGCGCAAAAATTTCATCGATTACCTTTTCTATTTAAAGTACTCTGCGCAGCTCAGCCACTTTCAATCCAGGTGCATCCAGATAAAATTGCTGCCGAAGCGGGGTTTAGGCGTGAAAACGCTGCGGGGATTTCCCTTGATAGTCCAACTCGTAATTATAAAGATGACAATCATAAACCTGAATTAATTTACGCTTTAACGCCCTTCAAAGCACTAAATTCATTTCGCCCTTTAAAAGAAATCGCTAATTTATTGCTACCAATTGCAGTAGCTTCACCAATTATTCAACTATTTTTAAAAACACCAACAGAAACTCAACTAGCACAACTTTTTAGCCATTTATTAAGCCTGACAACAAGAGAAAAACAACCGCTACTTACCGCCTTAAAATCTGTTGTACAACAAAAACAAGAGGAGCCATGGCGCACAATCAAAAAAATACTGACTCTATATCCTGACGATAATGGATTATTTGTACCATTGTTACTGAATATTATTGAATTACAACCTGGTGAAGCGATGTTTCTTTATGCCAGAACGCCGCATGCCTATATTGAAGGCGTTGGATTAGAAGTGATGGCTAATTCTGACAATGTACTACGTGCGGGATTAACTAATAAGCATATTGATATTGCTGAATTACTGGCTAATATAGATTTCATTGCCAAACCCTGCAACACATTATTATTACAACCGAATATAAACAATAATGAATGTAGTTATCCCATTCCAGTCGATGATTTTGCTTTTTCTTTATATCTCATTGATAATCAATTGACTACAATAAAGAACAGTTCAGCAACAATTTTATTTTGTGTTGAAGGTAAGATATCAATCACCTCAGAAAAGCAAACTGCCGAAATTCTATCTGGTGAATCTATATTTATATCCGCATCCGAAAGACAAATTATGCTTAATGGAAAAGGTAAACTGGCCAGAGTTTTTAATTATTAG